The sequence AATGGGGCTTATGAAGCTCTGAACCACATCCATGGAGGTCTGCAGGTAAGAACTTGTGGACTGGGTGATGCTTGAATTCTCATACATTTATCAATGCTTTTGGgtaaaaattaataatttttatttcttttttagaaACCAAGCAGCAGTGCAGTGCAATCTGGACAGGTAGTATTATGAGGCTTTGAACGTTAAGTTAAATGCTAATGTATCCCTTGTTTTCCAGAGAGGACATATGATCAATTAGGGGGTCTGCTCTTGAACATTCTTGCCAACAgttctgttttttgcaggactgaaCTGCAAATTGGTTCACAAAAGGGGTGGGTTATGTAAACTGTAATGAAGAGTCGTTTCTGGTGGATTTATGGGTGTTCATGTGTAGATCAGGGTTATTGGCATGGCTTACAAATGTTCTGTGATTTGTGATTCAAATGTTGGCCTGAGATTGCCGCTTCCTTGAGACTTCGCCTGCAGGGAATACAAAACGTTGCAGGGCTTGCATTGACATCAATGCTTGTCGACCACAAATTTCTTCCCTGGTCCACTAGAGATTAAACTTTCAAGATCTCCGCTATCTGCTAGTGAACAGAAACCTGTATAGTTTGCATCCATAGGCTGTCTTTGTGAAGCTCTGTTGCTTTGACTCAATCAGGGTGGGTTTTTCAGCGTCTAGTGGTAAACAAGGAATGTTCTCATTTATTGACAGTAAGCTGTCAAgatctttttaaaaaaacaagAGTTTAAACCAAAAGTTATCTGTTGCTAATGAACAAGTGAATAGGTACATTGCAGATCTCAAGGAGGCTGAACCCGGGGTCACCAATCTGGTGCAGTAATGGTGGACATTTTGGTTGTCGTCAATCTTGACTTAAAATATGTCCTCTGCTTTGTTCTCAGCTGATTTTGTTTGATCAAACGGAATTCTTCAATTTGGCCCCTGCCATTACTTACGGAATGGATACCTCAGGCTACATATATGTTCCCACAGCTTGTAGGGATGGAGCGAGTAAGTGCCAGTCATTGTGACAGATAAACATCACGTTAAAGGGATAGTCACCTTAAATGTAAGAATGTTGTCCAAGATTAAGAAAACATGAATGCTTTCTTCTTGAAACCGCTCCACAACTGTCCATGGGTTGTCTGGTATTCTAGGTCAGCCCTACTGAAGGGAATAGGTTTGATCTACAATACCAGactcaacctgtggacaggtttgGTGCTGTAATTGAAAAAAAGTAGTCATGTTTTtcaaatcttggacaacccctttagaagtAACCAATTCCCTTTTAAGACATTCCAATGTTTAATGAATTATTTTGTCTGTATAATTCACTTTTATGAACTTCATGTGATATCCATTGCAGGATGCAGGCTCCATATTGCATTCCATGGCTGTCTCCAGGGAAGGTAATATCCCCCTCTATGCTCTTAAACCTTAATATGAGAATGGGGGGAGGGTCCTAATTTCCCTCATGTAccatgactgctacctctgcacccctgtatCTATACTGTTAACCAACAGTAATCAATGCACATGGTTTATACAACCATTTCCTATTTTCCTCGATTTCATCAAATGAAGCCTGGTTTAAGGGAAGGTGGGGGGCTGTTTTATGTTTCCATTTTAGTAAAAGGGTTCAATAAGTCAAAAATTCTAGTTGGAGAATAACTTGTGCTTGCTCTGGGGTTGTCATAGCAGCATCAATAGACTTCTGTGTGTGAACTTCCTGTCATGTGACATCCTTTCCTAAGAACACATTCATAAAGGTGGAGGTCATATGACAGGAGGTCCCTGCACAGATAAGTAAGTGTTATTACTGGCTGCAGGAAGGAAAAGTGAAATAACCATATTAACCAGTGTTCTAGAGTTCAGAGACACTGGTTCTTAAAGGGTTAAGATATCTGCAGTAGAAATCTTTCTCCACATGTACTGTAAGATTTTTCCCTTGTAACTGATGAAAGAGgtttccaggattagaaaaacatggctgctttcatcCCAAAACGGTGCCCGTCTGTCCTCAGGTTGTGCCTGTTATTGTAGCTCGGCTGCTTTTCACTTCTATATAACTGCGCTGCAATATAGAGCACAACACATGGACTGGTGAGCTTCAagcggccatgtttttctaatcctggagaaACCCCAAGGGATTGTCTGAGAGCTGAAGAAATTGGCTATCTGGAATATTATTAAATAAAAACATGATCAAAATGACTCCGCCTGTTAAGTCCCCTGCAGCTCCAGCACCAGTGCTCCATTGGTCCCTACCAGTCCCATTTTTCTGGTGCAATGATGTGTTGTAGAGGAACATGACTGCTACAGCCAATTACAGACCTCAGCAGTGATACAAGAGTGTACGGCACATCACCGCTGAGGCAAGCGATTGGCTGTAGTGGTTTTGTGAACAAAGACTGGAGGAGACTACTGGGGCATTGGCACTGATGCAGCAGGGGAGGTTTCCTGCAGCTACATTCATTTCTTCAACTACAgtattttctcgctcgtatcattgggggacacaggaccgtgggtatagctgcttgttgccactaggaggcgacactaggctagaAAGTgatagctcctcccctgccagcTATACCCTCCCCAGTCAGGAGAGAGAATAtccgtttttagcttagtgtcataggaggcagacctccctgcataTTGCAGGGCAGCTtttcatatatttatatttattttctttttctttcttctcctTAGGTGGAAAACAGAGTTGCTTAGCccctctgttctcccggggtgtGTAACCAGTGTCTGTTTCCCTCACCGACCATCCTCCCCCTAAGAAATCaatgtggaccagggcagcctcgcttccCTGCTTTCCTTCAGCCTAAGGGTCACCCATATCTCCAAGCCCTCAgttccagcttcctgccacttaGGTGCAAGTGGCTGAAGGGCCGCGGCTAAAATTTAGGCCCCTCAGCCGCACAGGCCGCAGGTGGTTCCTCCCTCAGGGGCAGGGCTTGGCTTCCCGCCGCTGCAGTGGTCGGTTTCTTCTCATTCCCGCGCTTCTCTCACTGCAGCCGCGTCTCGGAGGAAGCACAGAACCTGGGTAGCCTTGGTAGCCGGTAGGATGTATCATTACACCCTCCCCAGCCCACAGTCGGTCATTCAGCCCTAGTCAGCCGTGTCTGATCCCACTAATGACCCCCGCCTGCCTATTGTTACACATTTTGCATGTACTCTATGCAGTCTAAAGTTCTTTCATGGTCAGTCGGACCCTGTGTGCTCCGCATGCTCTCAGTCTTGGGTAACATTGTCCCCCCAGCCTATGCAGCCCCATGACCACTCTGATTCTGTGGAACCCGGCTGGGCGCGTTCCCTATCCCGGGCGGTGGAGGACCTCGCTAAAATATCCCAATCCACCCAATCATTCATGAGTCGCTTGGTTGATAAGTCTCCACCAGAGCAGTCCTCACCTTCCTTGGGTGAACCCCTCAGGAGCAGGTCGTCACAGAAGTGGACCAGAGCAGGACGCCATTCCTCCTCTGATGTCTCTGCTTCTCCACCCCCCCTTGAATCTCGCTCGGACATATCCTTCGTTCGTGCGGAAGCCCTGTCCGAAGGGGAGATTGTTTCGAATCTGTCAGATAGTGAGTCACCAATCTTCTAAGATTGCTTCCATGGTGGATAGCCTAGTAACGGATGTCCGGGACACCTTCCATGTGCAAGACTACCCTCCCTCAACTAGCCAGGGAGTGTCCTTCCTTCACTCCAGACAAAATCCAAAGGAGTTTCCCTTACATGACGACTTTACTGTTGTCATTGCCAAGGCCTGGGACCACCCAGATCATCACTTTGCTCCACCTAAGCAACTTGATTTACTATATCCCTTCCCGGCGGAGTCTTTGGCAAAATGGGCTTCCCCTTCCATGGTGGATCCTCCGGTGGCACGTCTGGCCAAAAATACCGCCATTCCGGTAGCCAACAGCTCCTCCCTCCAGGATCCAGTAGACCGTTGGATGGAGACTGTGACTAAGTGCCTGTTTGCCGCAAGTGGCTCTGCCCTGCGTCCCATTTTCGCCTCTGCTTGAGTGGCTAAGGCGGTCTCGGAATGGGCACTTAGTTTACATCGCAGTATGGCGTCAGACCTCCCACTGGCGGAGCTCCAGTCTCAGGCTTTGCTGATTGCTCAGGCAGGAAAGTACCTCTGTGAAGCGTCCTTGGACGCGGGTATTTTGATAGCCCGCTCTTCAGCCCTCGCCATCACCTTGCGGCGGGATCTCTGGCTCAATGTATGGGCGGCAGATCCCTCTTCCAAATGCTCCCTTTCAGGCTTGCCCTTTGCTGGGTCCTGCTTGTTCGGTACCCGGCTGGATAAGATAATCTTAGAGGCCACGGTTAGGAATAGTACACTCCTTCCCCAGACCAAGTCAAAGCGCGCCCCTCGTGCTAGGTCCTTGTTTGCATGGGGCCATTACTTTGGCCGCGCCTCCGGTACGCGGCCAGTGTCAGGGGTACCTCCTGCTGCTATCGCACAGGAACAGAAGAAAAGGCAGTTCTCTAAGTCTCAGTCAGCCTGGCGCCCTAAGTCCCAATCCTCCCATTCCGCGGCCACTAAACAGGCCTCTGCATGAAGGTGTGCCCCTGCTTCTTCCGGTCTCAAGTTCCCAAGGAAGCAGAGAGGGCCTCCGCCGTGTTCCAGGCAATTCATTCCCTGATGGCTCAAGGAGTGATCTCCCCGATCCCTCGGACGAAACAATTTACAGGGTTTTATTAAAACCTGTTTGTAGTTCCGAAAAAGGAGGGTTCCATCCGGCCTATCTTGGACCTCAAATTGTTGAACCAGTTCCTCTGAGTTCAACACTTCCAGATGGAGTTCCTTCGTTCCGTCATTGCTTCACTGGTCCAGGGAGAATTCCTTTCCTCCATAGACATTCAGGACGCGTACCTACACGTCCCCATTGCCCAGGCACACGAGCGCTTTCTCCTCTTCGCCTTAGGGCCCCATCACTTTCAGTTTGTCGCCctcccctttgggctggcaacagcaccGCGAGTCTGCATGAAGATCCTCGCTCCCCTACTTCGTTCCAGGGGCATCACTCTGAttccctacctggacgacattctggtCAAGGCGGCAACCCTGGCCCAGAATGAGGCCAGCCTTCGTATCACTCTGGATACCCTCACTCCGTTCGGTTGGCTGGGGAATTTCCAGAAGTCCTCCCTGGCCCCGACCAGACGACTCGCGTTCTTAGGGATGACCCTGGACACAGAGGAGGCGTTGGTCCGCCTCCCTGTGAACAAGCAGCTGGCACTCCAGCGGTCAGTTCGCCTGCTTCTCCATCGCAGGTGCCCATCTATCCGTTGCTGTATGCAAGTCTTAGGGGCTCTGGTGGCTTCCTTCGAAGCGATTTCATTTGCACAATTCCACTCCCGCCCGTTCCAACTGGCGATCTTGACTCAGTGGGACAAATCTCCACTGTCCCTGGACTGTCACATGAGTCTGCCCATACGGGTGCGTCTAGCTCTCAGGTGGTGGCTCCAGATCTCGACCTTGCAGTCGGGGGAAGTCTTTTTCTCCCGGTCTCGTGGATGATCATTACCACCAACGCCAGCCTTCAaggctggggaggagtcttcCCTCCCAGGACGGTCCAGGGCTTATGGTCTCAATTGGAGTCCAGACTGCCGAACAACATCTTGGAAATCCGGGCCATTCGGCTCTCCCTTCTCCATTCCCCTCTCCTGAAGGGCCGGCCAATACGGATTCAATCCGACAATGCCACGGCGGTGACTTATATCAACCACCAGGGGGGTACCCGCAGCCCTGTGTTGAAGAGGGAGTCGGCAAAAATCTTGAGGTGGGTGGAGTTACATGTCCCAGCTCTTTCAGCTGTGTTCATTCCGGGAGTGGAGAACTGGGCGGCAGATTTTCTCAGCCGGACGACTCCGGACCCCGGGGAATGGTCCCTGCAACTGGAGGTGTTCGAACAGATCTGTCTCCGGTGGGGTCGTCCGGaagtggacttgatggcgtccaggttCAACCACAAACTTTCCACCACCTTCTCTCGCACAAGAGATCCCAAGGTACGTGCCCCAGACACTCTGATAGCACAGTGGAACGAGTTCTCCCTAGTGTATGTGTTTCCGCCTCTTCCTCTCCTGCCGCGTGTCCTGCGCAGGATCAAGACTGAGGGCGTTCAGGCGATCCTCATTGCACCAGACTGGCCCCGCCGGGCGTGGTACTCCAATGTCGTCCTCCTCCTAGCAGACTCGCCATGGCCCCTTCCCCCTCAGGGCCGATCTGCTCTCTCAGGGACCTGCCTTCCATCAGCATTTAGATTCGCTTTGTTTGACGGCatggctgttgaaaccgccattTTAAAACAGCGAGGTTTCCCTGGTTATTCACACCATGATCAGAGCCAGGAAGATGGCCTCATTCAAAATCTACTACAGGACTTGGAAGTCCTATCTCTGCTTCTGTGAGAAACGTAATCTCCCCCCTCTACGCTTCTCTCTTTCTAGGATTCTCTCCTTCCTACAATCCGGTCTGGAATTGGGACTAGCCCTTAGCTCCTTAAAGGGTCAGTGTCGGCGCTGTCTATTTTGCTTCAGCGCCCTCTGGCCTTGAAAGGCCCGGTTAAAACCTTCCTCTAAGGGGTGGCTCATATTGTTCCACCCTATTGGCCTCCCGTGCCTTCCTGGGATCTGAACCTCATTCTACGTTCACTCCAATCGGCTCCGTTTAAACCGCTTTCCTGGAAGGTGGCATTCCTggtggctatcacatccatcaggcGTGTCTCAGAGTTGGCAGCCCTTTCCTGTAGGGAACCCTTTTTAGTCCATCAGGATACCTTCTTTTCAACCGAAGGTAGTCTTGGCTTTCCACGTTAACGAGGACATTGTCCTCCCTTCCTTTTCCCCAGCTCCCTCACATCCTAGGGAGCATTCTCTTCACAAGCTGGACGTAGTTTGTGCTCTGACAATCTATCTGGCCGTCTCTAGCTCTTTCCTCCGCACGGATTCGTTATTCGTGCTTCCTGGCGGTCCTAGTAAGGGATGCGCCGCTTCTAAGGTGACGATTGCCAGGTGGCTACATTTGGCAATAATGGAGGCATACCGTTTCCGGGGCAGGGCTCCGCCCCCTGAAATCACGGCCCACTCAACCAGAGCAGTTGGCGCTTCCTGGGCTTGCTTCCATCATGCATCAGCTGTCCAGTTGTGTAAGGTGGCAACGTGGTCTTCCTTACACACGTTCACAAAATTCTATCAGGTGCACTCCCTGGCATTGGCAGATGCTGCCCTGGGCTGTAAAGTCTTGCAGGCAGCAGTGCCCTGAATGTCCGCGAGGGTAGTTTTTCCATGGGCGAGTATTGTTTGTTctctccccgtggactgctttggaacgtcccatggtcctgtgtcccccaatgatatgagtgAGAAAAGGAGATTTCTGTGGACTTGcctgtaaaatctttctcgctgagttcattggggacacagctcccacccattgttttttttttccttgttacCGCACATGGCGGTGATTGGTTATTTGTTGGGTTTCAATTTTAGTTCATACCTACTGATGTAGGTAATGTTCTGACTGTTATCAGTTATTTTCTGCAACTCCTactgcttgggcacaaactgatatgctctctcctgaCTGGGGAGGGTATAgctggcaggggaggagctatcACTTTCTAGCCTAGtgttgcctcctagtggcagcaagcagctatacccacggtcctgtgtcccccaatgaactcagcgagagagattttacaggtgagtccaCGAAAATCTCCTTTTTAACTGTTATTAGGGAttagtgaatcgactttggatgaaacatccgaagtcgatttgcataaaactttgttctaatactgtacttagcaggagctctgtacagtattagaatgtattctaATAGAATGtattccgatgagccgaagttattgtacTGTATCAAAAattatttcccgaactcgggttcggttctaagtggtaccttggaaccaaacctgagttcgggaaatgttgttttttttacagaacaaattaatttattttatgaatttattgcgtgaagtctcgcaagacttcgcgaagctataacttcggctcatcggagccaatacattctaatactgtacagagctcctactccgtacagtattagaacaaagttttttttatacaaatctaCTTCgggtgtttcatccgaagtcgattcactcatccctacttgtgATCACAATGTTTAATCGGTGATGAACAAAACCTGTTAAGACCATTGAATATTTAGTGGTCACATCATCTCGACCTATTAACTAATTTTCCTTTTGTTTCGTAGGGAGAAAGTTGTAGACAAGTTTGCCCGATACGCTGGATACAACCAGGTGGCCGACCTCAATAACTTTATCATTCTGTATCCTCAAGCCAGAACTATCATGACTAACCCCAATGGATGCTGGGACTGGTAAGTCCAGTGTATGCCAAATAGTATGTTAGACCTGGGGTAGGCAGACTTCGAACCCTGGTGACAGCCTCATTTTCATTTTACTCATCACCTTCCTCATGACTTACATTCcttatttgttttcttccttgCCTTTGTTTTTCCTCCTCACTTCCTTTTTCCattttgtcctcctcctccttgtcttccGCTTCTCATAATCGTCTTCTTCCTCATCATCTTTTTGACtctgtctttttttctttctgttggcTTCTGGGTATTCTTTCATATTTCTTGGTGCCTATGGCCACCTGGAAGGATTGTTCCACAAGTTGCTCTTGTTAAAATGTAAAACTGAAGGTTGATTAGCGACTTAAGTGaaaatgtgcctttttttttttttttaggtggggaTACACTGGTTTGGCCTACGGTAAGATGACAGATTATACTCTCTATTTTAGTGACTACTATGAAAAGATAAATATGGGATAAATATCAGATAGATGGACAGATATGAGATACCATACAGAGATGGATACGATACATCCTGTTAAGTAATTATTAATAATCTaggtgtttttatatattttataattgtATACATTTCTGCCATGTTTTTCTCCAGCCACCAAGAATTCCTTCcaggtgtcaggggtgcaaagaatgATGCTAAGAGCTATGGGGCAATATTGAGGAACCAACGCTATGACCTGATTgggataaaaaaaagaacataacaCCTGATTGTCTGCTATAATATGCTTAGATAATAATGTCCCTAATCTGGACCTATCCTGCATCTGTATAAGATAGCTCTCATTTTCCATGACGTCTTTGCTGTAAGCACTTTACTTACTTTTTTTGTACTTTACAACAATAAAATACTCATAACCTTGTATGTACAGAGTCATTCATGAAATATGTACActctctaaaaaaaaacattaaattctATGAATAAAATTCTAGGATTTGGGGTCGTGCGCACAATAATTTTCCAGAGTTTGTCCTGTATTTGATCTTATTGATACCTGCTATCTACAAGAAGTTACTGAAAGAACATTTTCATCCAGACATTACTGCTTTACCTGCATGTTGGTGTGATATCACGCTCCATCTGCATCATTTCATGTTTTGTACATTAAAACTTGCatgcaataaaatatacataatttGGAATGGTGTCAATTTTTTTAGTGATGTTCTTGCTGTTTTCATTTATCCCAATCATGCATTGCAAAAATTAGTATTTAATAGT is a genomic window of Bufo bufo chromosome 1, aBufBuf1.1, whole genome shotgun sequence containing:
- the LOC120986931 gene encoding uncharacterized protein LOC120986931, whose translation is MANQFHVSLSGRVVGAAMFAGGPYYCAIGNALTATNACMKFPSSISLFSLKAYTESCAITGLIDPLSNLARGRVFIFSGTQDSVVVQGVSKKLEAFYASYISSGAIKTVYTVAAEHAMPTDSYGGACGSLNNEYINNCNYNGAYEALNHIHGGLQKPSSSAVQSGQLILFDQTEFFNLAPAITYGMDTSGYIYVPTACRDGARCRLHIAFHGCLQGREKVVDKFARYAGYNQVADLNNFIILYPQARTIMTNPNGCWDWWGYTGLAYATKNSFQVSGVQRMMLRAMGQY